The following proteins come from a genomic window of Megalobrama amblycephala isolate DHTTF-2021 linkage group LG1, ASM1881202v1, whole genome shotgun sequence:
- the LOC125266536 gene encoding uncharacterized protein LOC125266536, with protein sequence MFSTQSSGDLGSSQNHDIAKVPDTSSILDSATSVVIPTIIKKKGGLRMYSKKQQCFFCDGAFTKISRHLERKHRNEVEVAKALSHPKGSKERRMQLEYLRNKGNFAYNSTVINTGAGLMISRKLPKKNLDGESFMHCIYCKGLFLKKTLWRHFKVCKFRPGDEKPKPGKTRVQVLCGFAQPPPPGVTHGVWKLLNSMNQDQVALETRNDWCILELGKHLYNKYGSRVKMHEHIRQKMREFGRLLICAREVSPLTSIKELIHPSNFMHTINAVKRAAGYNEDTNVFEKSSVAVKLGQSLDKKAMLIESHSTISGDEETKARRTLEEAKWNSPQLLPFTEDVKLLHIYLDEQEKTPRKLLLSQPSSQQWAKLAKITLTQVMLFNRR encoded by the coding sequence ATGTTCAGTACTCAAAGCAGCGGTGACTTAGGGAGCTCCCAGAACCACGACATAGCCAAAGTTCCTGACACATCTTCCATTCTTGACAGCGCAACATCAGTAGTTATCCCAACTATAATTAAAAAGAAAGGTGGATTGAGAATGTACAGCAAAAAACAGCAGTGCTTTTTTTGTGACGGTGCTTTTACAAAAATTTCTAGACATCTGGAACGAAAGCATAGAAATGAGGTAGAGGTAGCGAAAGCATTAAGTCATCCAAAGGGCTCAAAAGAAAGGAGGATGCAACTGGAGTATCTACGCAACAAAGGGAACTTTGCTTACAACAGTACTGTTATTAATACAGGTGCAGGACTGATGATTTCACGGAAACTGCCCAAAAAGAACCTGGATGGGGAAagttttatgcactgtatttacTGCAAAGGACTCTTCTTAAAGAAAACTCTGTGGCGACATTTCAAGGTTTGCAAATTCAGGCCTGGTGATGAGAAGCCGAAACCTGGAAAAACCCGTGTCCAGGTTCTTTGTGGCTTTGCACAACCTCCCCCACCAGGAGTAACTCATGGTGTTTGGAAGCTGTTAAATTCCATGAACCAGGACCAAGTGGCACTTGAAACTAGAAATGACTGGTGCATTTTAGAGTTAGGAAAGCATCTTTACAACAAGTATGGATCAAGAGTTAAAATGCATGAACACATCCGCCAAAAGATGAGGGAGTTTGGAAGACTCCTAATATGTGCAAGAGAGGTATCCCCCCTTACATCTATTAAAGAGCTCATTCATCCCTCAAACTTCATGCATACCATCAATGCAGTTAAAAGGGCTGCTGGCTACAATGAAGATACCAATGTATTTGAAAAGTCTAGTGTGGCTGTGAAACTTGGACAGAGTCTAGACAAAAAAGCAATGCTCATTGAGAGCCACTCTACTATTAGTGGAGATGAAGAGACAAAAGCTCGGCGAACACTGGAGGAAGCAAAATGGAATTCCCCACAATTACTTCCATTCACCGAAGATGTTAAGCTCCTTCATATATATCTTGATGAGCAAGAGAAGACCCCTCGCAAACTCTTGTTATCGCAGCCGTCGTCTCAGCAATGGGCAAAACTGGCCAAGATTACGTTAACTCAGGTTATGCTTTTCAATCGTAGATGA